The Tursiops truncatus isolate mTurTru1 chromosome 6, mTurTru1.mat.Y, whole genome shotgun sequence genome includes a window with the following:
- the FBXO10 gene encoding F-box only protein 10 isoform X4, which translates to MEAGSLPLELWRMILAYLPLPDLGRCSLVCRAWYELILSLDRTRWRQLYLGYTECRHPNWPNQPDVEPESWREAFKQHYLASKMWTKNAAILETSVCFSLFRRRRTRRTLSVGPGHEFHSLGSALAMSSLFDRILLFPGLHEEQGEIILKVPVEIVGHGKLGEVALLASIDQQCSTTRLCNLVFMPAWFSPFMFKTTSGHVQFDNCNFENGHIQVHGPGTCQVKFCTFKNTHVFLHNVPLCVLENCEFVGSENNSVTVEGHPSSENNWAYTHLLGLIRSSPSVLPTEDSDSLMSLDLESRDQAWSPRTCGIVIEGSQSPTSPATGSPKAGSQEAEVGSDGERVARTPDSSDGGLSPSGEDEDEDQLTYRLSYQVQGPRPVLGGSFLGPPLPGASIQLPSCLVLNSLHQELQKDREAMALASSVQGCLIRKCLFRDGKGGVFVCSYGRAKMEGNIFRNLTYAVRCIHNSKVRCIHNNKIIMLRNHIHHCRASGIFLRLEGGGLIAGNNIYDNAEAGVDIRKKSNPLILCNQIHHGLRSGIVVLGNGKGIIRNNQIFSNKEAGIYILYHGNPVVSRNHIFKGSAAGIAVNENGRGLITENVIRENQWGGVDIRRGGVPILRSNLICFGYSDGVVVGDEGKGLLEGNTIYANKGCGVWMMSSSLPHITSNHVSYNGVYGVAVFSQKDGSGESPGGHVAQENFGEDGDATLWETELEKDDDLLRRPIATALVESNTVNHNGASGLYVQSSELLHVITNVIHANGDRGITVAQSSQLTRVANNSISCNHQSGVKVEAQCKVEFRGNGIYDNRGHGIITKGDSTVIENDIIGNRGSGLQLLPTSDTKNNLAQDPVCSMCLMERSLASGPWHPLFPVYPE; encoded by the exons ATGGAGGCTGGCAGCCTCCCCCTGGAGCTGTGGCGCATGATCTTAGCCTACTTGCCCCTTCCCGACTTGGGCCGTTGCAGCCTAGTGTGCAGGGCCTGGTATGAACTGATCCTCAGTCTTGATAGGACTCGCTGGCGGCAGCTGTATCTGGGCTACACTGAGTGTCGCCACCCCAACTGGCCCAACCAGCCTGATGTGGAACCTGAGTCTTGGAGGGAGGCCTTCAAGCAGCATTACCTTGCCTCCAAGATGTGGACCAAGAATGCTGCGATCTTGGAGACCTCTGTCTGCTTTTCTCTGTTTCGCCGGAGGAGGACACGTCGTACCCTGAGTGTCGGGCCAGGCCATGAGTTTCACAGCCTAGGCAGTGCCCTGGCCATGTCCAGCCTATTTGACCGAATCCTGCTGTTCCCAGGTCTGCACGAAGAGCAAGGTGAAATTATCCTGAAGGTGCCCGTGGAGATCGTAGGCCACGGGAAGTTGGGCGAAGTGGCCCTGCTAGCCAGCATTGACCAGCAGTGCTCAACCACACGCCTGTGCAACCTCGTCTTCATGCCAGCCTGGTTCTCACCCTTCATGTTTAAG ACAACTTCAGGTCACGTCCAGTTTGACAACTGCAACTTTGAGAATGGACACATCCAGGTCCATGGCCCGGGCACCTGCCAAGTGAAGTTTTGCACCTTCAAAAACACCCATGTCTTTCTGCACAATGTGCCCCTGTGTGTCCTGGAAAACTGTGAATTTGTGGGCAGTGAAAACAACTCTGTGACTGTTGAGGGCCACCCATCCTCAGAGAACAACTGGGCCTACACGCATCTCTTAGGGCTTATCAGGTCCTCTCCCAGCGTGCTCCCAACAGAGGACTCTGACTCTTTAATGTCCTTGGACCTGGAAAGCAGGGACCAGGCCTGGAGCCCAAGAACCTGTGGCATTGTCATTGAGGGTAGCCAGAGCCCTACCAGCCCAGCAACTGGCTCCCCCAAGGCTGGCTCACaggaggcagaggtgggcagcGATGGGGAAAGGGTGGCCCGGACCCCAGACAGCAGCGACGGAGGCCTGAGTCCCAGcggtgaggatgaggatgaggaccAGCTCACGTACAGACTGTCCTACCAAGTGCAGGGACCGCGGCCGGTTCTAGGGGGCTCCTTTTTGGGCCCACCACTGCCGGGAGCATCCATCCAGCTGCCCAGCTGCCTGGTGCTGAACTCACTACACCAGGAGCTGCAGAAGGACAGGGAGGCCATGGCGCTGGCCAGCTCTGTGCAGGGCTGCCTCATCCGCAAGTGCCTGTTCCGGGACGGGAAGGGAGGCGTCTTCGTTTGCTCTTATGGCCGAGCCAAGATGGAAGGAAACATCTTCCGGAACCTGACTTATGCGGTGCGATGTATACATAATAGCAAGGTGCGATGTATACATAATAACAAG ATCATCATGCTCAGGAACCACATTCACCACTGCAGAGCATCAGGCATCTTTCTTCGCTTGGAGGGCGGAGGCCTGATCGCCGGCAACAACATTTATGACAACGCGGAGGCCGGCGTAGACATCCGGAAAAAGTCCAACCCTCTCATTCTG TGTAACCAGATCCACCACGGCCTTCGCTCTGGCATTGTTGTCCTTGGCAATGGGAAAGGCATCATCCGGAATAATCAAATCTTTTCAAACAAGGAGGCTGGCATTTACATCCTGTACCACGGAAATCCAGTCGTGAG CCGGAACCACATTTTCAAGGGCAGTGCAGCCGGCATAGCTGTGAATGAGAATGGCAGAGGCCTCATCACAG AAAATGTCATCCGAGAGAATCAGTGGGGAGGTGTGGACATCCGCCGAGGAGGGGTCCCCATCCTCAGGAGCAACCTcatctgctttggctattccgaTGGTGTTGTTGTCGGGGATGAAGGCAAAGGCCTGCTAGAAGGAAACACCATCTACG CTAATAAGGGCTGTGGTGTGTGGATGATGTCGTCTAGCCTACCCCACATCACCAGCAACCACGTCAGCTACAATGGCGTGTATGGAGTGGCAGTGTTCAGCCAGAAGGATGGCTCCGGGGAGTCCCCTGGAGGCCATGTGGCCCAGGAGAACTTCGGCGAGGACGGGGACGCCACCCTCTGGGAGACGGAGCTGGAGAAGGATGACGACCTGCTGCGCCGGCCCATCGCCACAGCGCTGGTCGAGTCTAACACTGTTAATCACAACGGAG CTTCAGGACTCTATGTCCAGAGTAGTGAGTTGCTGCATGTCATCACCAACGTGATCCATGCTAATGGGGACAGAGGCATCACTGTGGCCCAGAGCAGCCAGCTCACCCGTGTGGCCAACAACAGCATCTCCTGCAATCACCAGAGTGGGGTCAAGGTGGAGGCCCAGTGCAAAGTGGAGTTCCGAGGCAATGGTATCTATGACAACAGAGGCCATGGCATCATCACCAAGGGTGACAGCACTGTCATTGAAAACGACATCATTGGCAACCGGGGTAGCGGGCTGCAGCTGCTGCCCACGTCCGACACGaag AATAATCTCGCACAGGACCCGGTATGCAGTATGTGCTTAATGGAGAGAAGTCTTGCCTCGGGGCCTTGGCACCCACTGTTCCCTGTATACCCGGAGTAg
- the FBXO10 gene encoding F-box only protein 10 isoform X5: MEAGSLPLELWRMILAYLPLPDLGRCSLVCRAWYELILSLDRTRWRQLYLGYTECRHPNWPNQPDVEPESWREAFKQHYLASKMWTKNAAILETSVCFSLFRRRRTRRTLSVGPGHEFHSLGSALAMSSLFDRILLFPGLHEEQGEIILKVPVEIVGHGKLGEVALLASIDQQCSTTRLCNLVFMPAWFSPFMFKTTSGHVQFDNCNFENGHIQVHGPGTCQVKFCTFKNTHVFLHNVPLCVLENCEFVGSENNSVTVEGHPSSENNWAYTHLLGLIRSSPSVLPTEDSDSLMSLDLESRDQAWSPRTCGIVIEGSQSPTSPATGSPKAGSQEAEVGSDGERVARTPDSSDGGLSPSGEDEDEDQLTYRLSYQVQGPRPVLGGSFLGPPLPGASIQLPSCLVLNSLHQELQKDREAMALASSVQGCLIRKCLFRDGKGGVFVCSYGRAKMEGNIFRNLTYAVRCIHNSKVRCIHNNKIIMLRNHIHHCRASGIFLRLEGGGLIAGNNIYDNAEAGVDIRKKSNPLILCNQIHHGLRSGIVVLGNGKGIIRNNQIFSNKEAGIYILYHGNPVVSRNHIFKGSAAGIAVNENGRGLITENVIRENQWGGVDIRRGGVPILRSNLICFGYSDGVVVGDEGKGLLEGNTIYANKGCGVWMMSSSLPHITSNHVSYNGVYGVAVFSQKDGSGESPGGHVAQENFGEDGDATLWETELEKDDDLLRRPIATALVESNTVNHNGASGLYVQSSELLHVITNVIHANGDRGITVAQSSQLTRVANNSISCNHQSGVKVEAQCKVEFRGNGIYDNRGHGIITKGDSTVIENDIIGNRGSGLQLLPTSDTKSRSP, encoded by the exons ATGGAGGCTGGCAGCCTCCCCCTGGAGCTGTGGCGCATGATCTTAGCCTACTTGCCCCTTCCCGACTTGGGCCGTTGCAGCCTAGTGTGCAGGGCCTGGTATGAACTGATCCTCAGTCTTGATAGGACTCGCTGGCGGCAGCTGTATCTGGGCTACACTGAGTGTCGCCACCCCAACTGGCCCAACCAGCCTGATGTGGAACCTGAGTCTTGGAGGGAGGCCTTCAAGCAGCATTACCTTGCCTCCAAGATGTGGACCAAGAATGCTGCGATCTTGGAGACCTCTGTCTGCTTTTCTCTGTTTCGCCGGAGGAGGACACGTCGTACCCTGAGTGTCGGGCCAGGCCATGAGTTTCACAGCCTAGGCAGTGCCCTGGCCATGTCCAGCCTATTTGACCGAATCCTGCTGTTCCCAGGTCTGCACGAAGAGCAAGGTGAAATTATCCTGAAGGTGCCCGTGGAGATCGTAGGCCACGGGAAGTTGGGCGAAGTGGCCCTGCTAGCCAGCATTGACCAGCAGTGCTCAACCACACGCCTGTGCAACCTCGTCTTCATGCCAGCCTGGTTCTCACCCTTCATGTTTAAG ACAACTTCAGGTCACGTCCAGTTTGACAACTGCAACTTTGAGAATGGACACATCCAGGTCCATGGCCCGGGCACCTGCCAAGTGAAGTTTTGCACCTTCAAAAACACCCATGTCTTTCTGCACAATGTGCCCCTGTGTGTCCTGGAAAACTGTGAATTTGTGGGCAGTGAAAACAACTCTGTGACTGTTGAGGGCCACCCATCCTCAGAGAACAACTGGGCCTACACGCATCTCTTAGGGCTTATCAGGTCCTCTCCCAGCGTGCTCCCAACAGAGGACTCTGACTCTTTAATGTCCTTGGACCTGGAAAGCAGGGACCAGGCCTGGAGCCCAAGAACCTGTGGCATTGTCATTGAGGGTAGCCAGAGCCCTACCAGCCCAGCAACTGGCTCCCCCAAGGCTGGCTCACaggaggcagaggtgggcagcGATGGGGAAAGGGTGGCCCGGACCCCAGACAGCAGCGACGGAGGCCTGAGTCCCAGcggtgaggatgaggatgaggaccAGCTCACGTACAGACTGTCCTACCAAGTGCAGGGACCGCGGCCGGTTCTAGGGGGCTCCTTTTTGGGCCCACCACTGCCGGGAGCATCCATCCAGCTGCCCAGCTGCCTGGTGCTGAACTCACTACACCAGGAGCTGCAGAAGGACAGGGAGGCCATGGCGCTGGCCAGCTCTGTGCAGGGCTGCCTCATCCGCAAGTGCCTGTTCCGGGACGGGAAGGGAGGCGTCTTCGTTTGCTCTTATGGCCGAGCCAAGATGGAAGGAAACATCTTCCGGAACCTGACTTATGCGGTGCGATGTATACATAATAGCAAGGTGCGATGTATACATAATAACAAG ATCATCATGCTCAGGAACCACATTCACCACTGCAGAGCATCAGGCATCTTTCTTCGCTTGGAGGGCGGAGGCCTGATCGCCGGCAACAACATTTATGACAACGCGGAGGCCGGCGTAGACATCCGGAAAAAGTCCAACCCTCTCATTCTG TGTAACCAGATCCACCACGGCCTTCGCTCTGGCATTGTTGTCCTTGGCAATGGGAAAGGCATCATCCGGAATAATCAAATCTTTTCAAACAAGGAGGCTGGCATTTACATCCTGTACCACGGAAATCCAGTCGTGAG CCGGAACCACATTTTCAAGGGCAGTGCAGCCGGCATAGCTGTGAATGAGAATGGCAGAGGCCTCATCACAG AAAATGTCATCCGAGAGAATCAGTGGGGAGGTGTGGACATCCGCCGAGGAGGGGTCCCCATCCTCAGGAGCAACCTcatctgctttggctattccgaTGGTGTTGTTGTCGGGGATGAAGGCAAAGGCCTGCTAGAAGGAAACACCATCTACG CTAATAAGGGCTGTGGTGTGTGGATGATGTCGTCTAGCCTACCCCACATCACCAGCAACCACGTCAGCTACAATGGCGTGTATGGAGTGGCAGTGTTCAGCCAGAAGGATGGCTCCGGGGAGTCCCCTGGAGGCCATGTGGCCCAGGAGAACTTCGGCGAGGACGGGGACGCCACCCTCTGGGAGACGGAGCTGGAGAAGGATGACGACCTGCTGCGCCGGCCCATCGCCACAGCGCTGGTCGAGTCTAACACTGTTAATCACAACGGAG CTTCAGGACTCTATGTCCAGAGTAGTGAGTTGCTGCATGTCATCACCAACGTGATCCATGCTAATGGGGACAGAGGCATCACTGTGGCCCAGAGCAGCCAGCTCACCCGTGTGGCCAACAACAGCATCTCCTGCAATCACCAGAGTGGGGTCAAGGTGGAGGCCCAGTGCAAAGTGGAGTTCCGAGGCAATGGTATCTATGACAACAGAGGCCATGGCATCATCACCAAGGGTGACAGCACTGTCATTGAAAACGACATCATTGGCAACCGGGGTAGCGGGCTGCAGCTGCTGCCCACGTCCGACACGaag TCTAGGAGTCCCTGA